One window of Thermacetogenium phaeum DSM 12270 genomic DNA carries:
- the folK gene encoding 2-amino-4-hydroxy-6-hydroxymethyldihydropteridine diphosphokinase: MAERRVFLSLGSNLGNRSAYLEAACRELAAHPKIRLLRRSSLYETEPVGYRDQGWFLNQVVEVATTLAPLELLHVLQGIENRLGRKRLIRWGPRVIDLDVLLFGDLVLKTPELIIPHPRMYERSFVLVPLQEIAPDLIHPDGRTTREHAEELQEKGEGGEIRLCRG; encoded by the coding sequence GTGGCTGAAAGGCGGGTATTCTTAAGCCTGGGCTCCAACCTGGGGAACCGGAGCGCTTACCTGGAAGCGGCCTGTCGGGAGCTTGCAGCACACCCGAAAATCAGGCTTCTACGCCGTTCCTCCCTTTACGAAACCGAACCTGTCGGCTACCGCGACCAGGGGTGGTTCCTCAATCAGGTGGTGGAGGTGGCGACGACCCTGGCGCCCCTTGAGCTGCTCCATGTGCTTCAGGGGATCGAAAACAGGCTGGGGAGGAAGCGCCTGATCCGCTGGGGGCCCCGGGTGATCGACCTGGACGTCCTTCTTTTTGGGGATCTGGTTCTGAAAACCCCGGAGCTGATCATTCCTCATCCCAGGATGTACGAACGCAGCTTTGTGCTGGTGCCGCTGCAGGAGATCGCCCCCGACCTTATCCATCCGGACGGGCGGACTACCAGGGAGCACGCAGAAGAGCTTCAGGAAAAGGGCGAGGGAGGGGAAATCCGGTTGTGCCGGGGATAG
- the folB gene encoding dihydroneopterin aldolase, whose protein sequence is MSGKKSCDRIIINGMEFYGYHGVLPAERELGQPFIIDLEISCDLKEAGESDDLAKAVDYNRVFEAVKKIVTGEPFSLIEALAERIAEAVLAEYPVAEVLVRVKKPHAPLKGTFSYVAVEISRGGEGCG, encoded by the coding sequence ATGAGCGGGAAGAAGAGCTGTGACCGCATTATTATCAATGGAATGGAGTTTTACGGCTACCACGGGGTTCTCCCTGCAGAGCGGGAGCTAGGCCAGCCTTTCATCATTGACCTGGAGATCTCCTGCGACCTAAAGGAGGCGGGGGAAAGCGATGACCTCGCCAAGGCAGTTGACTACAACAGGGTTTTTGAAGCTGTCAAGAAGATCGTCACCGGAGAGCCTTTCTCCCTCATCGAGGCCCTGGCGGAGCGGATTGCCGAGGCGGTGCTGGCAGAGTATCCCGTTGCCGAAGTGCTGGTGCGGGTGAAGAAACCGCACGCCCCTTTGAAGGGCACCTTCTCCTATGTGGCGGTGGAGATCAGCAGGGGAGGTGAGGGGTGTGGCTGA
- a CDS encoding Rossmann-like and DUF2520 domain-containing protein, which yields MLPLKLGFIGAGKVGSAFAVLLQQAGYEVVGVASRSRESADRLAQRLGVPVFPKEELASRSQVLFLTTSDDAIASVAAELAEKGAIHPGQILLHMSGAHSSQVLAPAAERGAVTLSVHPIQSFASVDQAVALLPGSYFSIEGDERGYGFAREMVEKLKGKHFILKSESKVLYHAAACTACNYLVGLLDVAAQLLEAAGVPGEVGLPAFFPLVEGTFENVKKLGIPGALTGPISRGDLGTVAKHLAALEGLPQLLDVYKTLGLVTVEVALKKGTIDEERAAGLRSLLQQS from the coding sequence GTGTTGCCTTTGAAGCTGGGCTTCATCGGGGCCGGTAAGGTGGGTTCTGCCTTTGCCGTTCTGCTCCAGCAGGCGGGATACGAAGTAGTCGGGGTGGCCAGCAGGTCGCGGGAGTCCGCGGACAGGCTGGCGCAGCGGCTGGGAGTTCCGGTTTTCCCTAAGGAGGAGCTGGCCAGCAGGTCGCAGGTGCTCTTTCTCACCACCTCCGATGACGCCATTGCCTCCGTGGCGGCGGAGCTTGCCGAAAAAGGGGCCATCCATCCCGGGCAGATCCTCCTCCACATGAGCGGTGCCCATTCCTCTCAGGTGCTGGCGCCGGCGGCGGAGAGGGGGGCGGTAACCCTTTCGGTGCATCCCATCCAGTCCTTTGCCTCTGTGGATCAGGCCGTCGCCCTCCTCCCCGGCAGCTATTTCAGCATCGAGGGGGACGAACGGGGGTACGGTTTCGCCCGGGAGATGGTGGAGAAACTGAAAGGGAAGCACTTCATCCTCAAATCGGAGTCCAAGGTGCTCTACCACGCCGCAGCCTGTACGGCCTGCAACTACCTGGTGGGGCTCCTAGATGTGGCCGCGCAGCTTCTCGAAGCTGCCGGTGTTCCGGGTGAGGTGGGGCTGCCGGCGTTTTTTCCGCTGGTGGAGGGGACTTTTGAGAATGTCAAGAAACTCGGAATCCCCGGCGCCCTGACGGGCCCCATATCGCGGGGGGATCTCGGAACGGTGGCAAAGCACCTGGCAGCCCTGGAAGGCCTGCCACAGCTTTTAGACGTTTACAAAACCCTTGGCCTGGTTACGGTAGAGGTTGCCTTGAAGAAGGGAACAATAGATGAGGAGCGGGCGGCCGGGTTGCGCTCGCTTCTCCAACAATCTTAA
- the panC gene encoding pantoate--beta-alanine ligase yields the protein MEVITRVAAMQELCLHLKRSGKSIGLVPTMGYLHEGHLSLIRAARGENDIVVMSNFVNPLQFGPKEDFATYPRDPERDNRLAEAAGVDYVFAPSGAEMYPEGYSTFVEVKGDIAEKMCGRSRPGHFRGVTTVVLKLFLITQPDRAYFGQKDAQQAVIIKKMVADLNIPVRIVTCPIIREADGLALSSRNTYLSPEERKQALALPRALSAGKEMILKGETDPRRVRQEILRVLESSPGIRVDYVEVVGGEDLAELGELKGRVLLAAAVYVGKTRLIDNIDLEVRPCTAPC from the coding sequence ATGGAAGTCATCACAAGGGTTGCCGCGATGCAGGAGCTCTGCCTGCATCTGAAGCGGTCCGGGAAGAGCATTGGACTCGTGCCCACTATGGGCTATCTTCACGAGGGGCACCTGAGCCTGATCAGGGCTGCCAGGGGAGAGAACGACATCGTGGTGATGAGCAATTTTGTGAACCCCCTTCAGTTCGGCCCAAAAGAGGATTTCGCCACCTATCCCCGGGACCCGGAGCGGGATAACAGGCTGGCGGAGGCTGCAGGTGTGGACTACGTCTTTGCTCCCTCCGGTGCAGAGATGTACCCGGAAGGATACAGCACCTTTGTGGAGGTCAAGGGTGATATCGCCGAGAAAATGTGCGGTAGGTCGCGTCCCGGGCATTTCCGCGGGGTCACCACCGTCGTCCTGAAGCTCTTCCTCATAACGCAGCCGGACCGCGCCTATTTCGGGCAGAAGGATGCCCAGCAGGCCGTTATCATCAAAAAGATGGTCGCCGACCTCAATATTCCCGTTCGGATCGTCACCTGCCCCATCATCCGGGAGGCCGACGGCCTGGCCTTGAGTTCCCGCAACACCTATCTCTCCCCGGAGGAAAGGAAACAGGCTCTGGCCCTCCCCCGCGCCCTGTCCGCCGGTAAGGAGATGATCCTCAAAGGGGAGACCGATCCCCGGCGGGTGCGGCAGGAGATCCTGCGGGTGCTCGAGTCCTCACCCGGCATCCGGGTAGACTATGTGGAGGTTGTGGGAGGCGAGGATCTGGCAGAACTAGGGGAGCTGAAGGGCCGGGTGCTGCTGGCGGCGGCGGTCTACGTGGGAAAGACCAGGCTCATCGACAACATCGACCTGGAGGTGAGACCGTGTACCGCACCATGTTGA
- the panB gene encoding 3-methyl-2-oxobutanoate hydroxymethyltransferase, producing MMSRVTTATLLEMKERGEKITLLTAYDYPSARLLDEAGIDILLVGDSLGNVVLGYENTLPVTMEESLHHTKAVARGAKRAMVVGDMPFLSYQTTVADAVLNAGRYLKEAGAHCVKLEGGREHAEVVRALVEAGIPVMGHLGLTPQSVHVFGGHRVQGRTEEAAQRLIEDALILEEAGISSLVLECIPAELGKEVTARLRIPTLSCGAGPYCDGQVMVLHDMLGVTGKKVPKFVKQYANLHDIIMDALATFKKEVAEGVFPGPEHCY from the coding sequence ATTATGTCGCGCGTCACGACGGCAACACTGCTTGAGATGAAGGAGCGGGGGGAGAAGATCACCCTGCTGACGGCTTACGATTATCCGTCGGCCCGGCTCCTCGACGAAGCCGGCATCGATATCCTGCTGGTTGGGGATTCCCTGGGGAACGTGGTGCTCGGTTACGAGAACACGCTGCCGGTCACCATGGAGGAGAGCCTGCACCACACCAAGGCGGTTGCCCGCGGTGCCAAACGGGCGATGGTCGTCGGCGATATGCCCTTTCTCTCTTACCAGACGACGGTTGCCGATGCCGTGCTGAATGCCGGTCGCTATCTCAAGGAAGCAGGGGCGCACTGCGTTAAGCTGGAAGGAGGCCGGGAGCACGCAGAGGTCGTCCGCGCACTGGTGGAGGCGGGAATCCCGGTGATGGGCCACCTGGGCCTGACCCCACAGTCGGTCCACGTATTCGGCGGCCACCGCGTGCAAGGAAGAACCGAAGAAGCGGCGCAGCGGCTGATCGAGGACGCCTTGATCCTGGAGGAAGCGGGGATCTCCTCCCTGGTTCTGGAGTGCATTCCGGCGGAACTGGGGAAGGAGGTTACCGCCCGCCTGAGAATCCCGACGCTGTCCTGTGGAGCCGGGCCCTACTGTGACGGGCAGGTGATGGTGCTTCACGACATGCTGGGCGTCACCGGCAAGAAGGTGCCGAAGTTTGTGAAGCAGTACGCCAACCTGCACGACATCATCATGGACGCCCTGGCCACCTTCAAAAAAGAGGTGGCAGAGGGGGTATTCCCCGGGCCTGAACACTGTTATTGA
- the tilS gene encoding tRNA lysidine(34) synthetase TilS: MSDLPEKVKNFIRKYELLEPGMRVVVGVSGGADSVALLSVLNEISRSFPLELHVAHLNHLLRQEAGEDAAFVRRFARELGIPVTVGYARVSRLAAVKKMGIEDAGRWARYRFLHHVAERVNAQRIAVGHHAGDQVETVLLNILRGAGPKGLSGMPPRRGMVIRPFLDVTRKEIEEYCGARLLTWRTDASNLTTDYRRNRLRRELLPYLREKFNPGVDRAILQLAEIMGAEDAFLEELTGRILRRVLWKRGKGEAVLNLEDFLSLPPAVCRRLLRRAIREAGGSLKDLGYRHIINCLEFLRKNLPGGELQLPHGVRLKKGYDNFRVIVNGRHPHPAEDPTKSGLQVVLQVPGETPVPALGFLFQAEVRQRENLKGDGDIRCLFSENYQVCFDYDKMKLPLTVRTRRAGDRIRPFGLNGTKKLKKLFGELRIPPEERDRVPLVTSGEEICWVVGYRRGCAAPVLPETRRILILRARKLPGENKLEN; the protein is encoded by the coding sequence GTGTCCGATCTGCCTGAGAAAGTAAAGAACTTCATCAGAAAATACGAGCTGCTGGAGCCGGGGATGAGGGTTGTGGTGGGGGTTTCCGGGGGGGCGGATTCGGTAGCCCTGCTCTCCGTTCTCAACGAGATCTCCCGCTCTTTTCCCTTAGAACTCCATGTGGCCCACCTGAACCATCTGCTGCGCCAGGAGGCCGGGGAGGATGCCGCTTTTGTCCGGCGGTTTGCCCGTGAGCTGGGCATCCCTGTTACCGTCGGTTATGCCCGGGTCTCCCGCCTGGCCGCAGTGAAGAAAATGGGGATCGAAGATGCCGGGAGGTGGGCGCGCTACCGGTTCCTCCACCACGTGGCGGAGAGGGTGAATGCCCAGAGGATCGCCGTCGGGCACCATGCCGGGGATCAGGTGGAGACTGTGCTCTTGAATATTCTGCGTGGGGCGGGCCCAAAAGGTCTTTCCGGAATGCCGCCGCGCCGGGGGATGGTAATCCGCCCTTTTCTGGATGTGACTCGAAAGGAAATCGAAGAATACTGCGGTGCCCGCCTTTTGACCTGGCGCACCGATGCTTCCAACCTGACGACGGACTACCGGCGCAACCGCCTGCGGAGGGAATTGCTGCCTTATCTGCGGGAGAAGTTTAACCCCGGAGTTGACCGGGCGATTCTGCAGCTGGCGGAAATTATGGGAGCCGAGGACGCTTTTCTGGAGGAATTGACCGGGCGAATACTGCGCAGGGTTCTCTGGAAGCGGGGAAAAGGGGAAGCGGTGCTGAACCTAGAGGATTTTCTCTCCCTGCCTCCGGCGGTATGCAGGCGCCTGCTGCGCCGGGCGATCAGGGAAGCAGGTGGGAGTCTTAAGGATCTCGGTTACAGGCACATCATCAATTGTTTGGAATTCCTGAGAAAAAACCTCCCGGGAGGGGAGCTCCAACTGCCGCACGGGGTGAGGTTGAAAAAGGGCTATGATAACTTCCGGGTTATTGTCAACGGTCGCCATCCTCATCCTGCAGAGGACCCAACGAAAAGCGGGTTGCAGGTGGTTCTGCAGGTGCCGGGAGAGACGCCGGTTCCCGCTCTGGGATTTCTTTTTCAGGCGGAGGTCCGGCAGCGGGAAAACTTGAAGGGTGATGGTGATATCCGCTGCCTTTTCTCCGAGAACTACCAGGTATGTTTCGATTATGATAAAATGAAGCTGCCTCTAACAGTACGAACGCGGCGGGCAGGGGATCGCATCCGGCCTTTTGGCCTTAATGGCACCAAAAAGCTCAAAAAGCTGTTCGGCGAGCTGCGGATACCTCCGGAAGAGAGGGATAGGGTGCCTCTTGTGACGTCGGGTGAGGAGATCTGTTGGGTTGTTGGGTACAGGAGGGGGTGTGCTGCTCCGGTGTTACCGGAAACCCGGCGGATCCTTATTTTGCGGGCCAGGAAATTGCCTGGGGAAAATAAGCTCGAAAATTGA
- the ftsH gene encoding ATP-dependent zinc metalloprotease FtsH — protein MRNLSIYLVLVLFAALALKLAMPPQEETKYWTYNHFREVLAAGKIEKVTLKADGEGGYHIEGVTEEGEKFTLYAPANDQNLHNLLAEKTMVNYLPSERTPWWAGLLSTLLPILLIAGFVFFMVQQTQGSGNRVMQFGRSRARMLDPEKQKVTFKDVAGVDEAKEELQEIVEFLKDPKRFSEIGARIPKGVLLYGPPGTGKTLLARAVAGEAGVPFFSISGSDFVEMFVGVGAARVRDLFDQAKKNAPCIVFVDEIDAVGRQRGAGLGGGHDEREQTLNQLLVEMDGFDANEGIIILAATNRPDILDPALLRPGRFDRQIVVDSPDLKGRLEILKVHLRGKKLAEDVDLDVLARRTPGFTGADLANLVNEGALLAARRGKKSITMKELEDSIERVIAGPEKRSRVMSEEEKRLVAYHEAGHAVVGSMLPNTDPVHKISIIPRGRAGGYTLMLPTEDRHYLTKSRLLDEITTLLGGRVSEDLVLKDISTGAQNDLERATGLVRKMITEYGMSEELGPLTFGRPQEQVFLGRDIARDRNYSEEIAYSIDKEARRIIEQCYQKAKTILEENIQKLHLVANTLMEKETIDASEFEMLMQSA, from the coding sequence ATGAGAAATTTGTCTATTTATCTTGTCCTGGTTTTGTTCGCCGCGCTGGCCTTAAAACTGGCAATGCCACCCCAGGAAGAGACAAAATACTGGACTTATAATCATTTTCGAGAAGTCCTGGCCGCCGGTAAGATTGAAAAGGTTACCTTGAAGGCTGACGGAGAAGGCGGCTACCATATAGAAGGGGTGACGGAGGAAGGGGAAAAGTTCACCCTTTACGCCCCTGCGAATGACCAGAACCTGCATAACCTGCTGGCGGAAAAGACGATGGTCAACTACCTGCCCAGTGAGCGGACGCCGTGGTGGGCGGGGCTGCTGTCTACGCTGCTGCCGATTCTGTTGATCGCCGGTTTTGTTTTTTTTATGGTTCAACAGACCCAGGGCAGCGGCAACAGGGTGATGCAGTTTGGCCGCAGCAGAGCGCGCATGCTCGACCCCGAAAAGCAGAAGGTAACTTTTAAGGATGTAGCCGGGGTCGACGAAGCCAAGGAGGAGCTTCAGGAAATCGTCGAGTTTTTGAAGGACCCGAAGCGTTTCAGCGAGATCGGAGCGAGGATCCCGAAAGGGGTTCTTCTCTACGGACCTCCTGGCACCGGAAAGACCCTGCTTGCCCGGGCTGTAGCAGGGGAAGCGGGGGTACCCTTCTTCAGCATCAGCGGTTCCGATTTCGTGGAGATGTTCGTGGGAGTGGGAGCTGCCCGGGTGCGCGATCTCTTCGATCAGGCCAAAAAAAATGCTCCCTGCATCGTTTTCGTGGATGAAATCGACGCCGTCGGCAGACAGCGGGGTGCCGGGCTCGGCGGCGGGCATGACGAAAGGGAGCAGACCTTAAACCAGCTGCTCGTGGAGATGGACGGCTTCGATGCCAACGAGGGGATCATCATCCTGGCGGCTACCAACCGGCCGGATATCCTCGACCCGGCGCTGCTCAGACCGGGGCGCTTTGACCGCCAGATCGTCGTCGACAGCCCCGATCTCAAGGGGAGGCTGGAGATCCTCAAGGTGCACCTGCGGGGTAAGAAGCTGGCCGAGGATGTGGATCTGGACGTGCTGGCGCGCCGCACTCCAGGCTTTACCGGGGCGGATCTGGCCAATCTGGTCAATGAAGGGGCTCTCTTGGCTGCCAGGAGAGGTAAGAAGAGCATTACCATGAAAGAACTGGAGGATTCGATTGAGCGGGTGATCGCCGGGCCTGAGAAGAGATCCCGGGTGATGAGTGAGGAGGAAAAGAGGCTGGTGGCCTACCACGAAGCGGGGCACGCGGTGGTGGGGAGCATGCTCCCCAATACCGATCCGGTGCACAAGATATCCATTATACCGCGCGGGCGTGCCGGCGGCTACACGTTGATGCTGCCGACCGAGGACCGCCACTACCTGACCAAGTCTCGCCTTCTCGACGAGATCACCACCCTGCTCGGGGGGCGGGTCTCGGAGGACCTGGTTTTAAAGGATATCAGCACGGGCGCCCAAAACGACCTGGAGCGCGCTACCGGCTTGGTGCGCAAGATGATCACCGAGTACGGCATGTCCGAGGAGCTGGGGCCGCTTACCTTCGGAAGGCCGCAGGAACAGGTTTTCTTAGGTAGGGATATTGCCCGCGACCGGAACTACAGCGAGGAGATCGCCTACTCTATCGATAAAGAGGCGCGCCGGATCATCGAACAGTGCTATCAGAAGGCGAAGACGATTCTGGAGGAAAACATCCAGAAGCTGCACCTGGTTGCCAACACCCTGATGGAGAAGGAAACCATTGACGCCAGCGAATTTGAGATGTTGATGCAGAGCGCTTGA
- a CDS encoding formate--tetrahydrofolate ligase has translation MPFDPTKMKDWQIAEEAEKTMPTPEEWIDKLGLEKDELIPYGRTPRIDFIKVMNRLKDRPDGKYIEVTAITPTPLGEGKTTTTMGIMEGLGKRGQNVGGAIRQPSGGPTMNIKGTAAGGGNALLIPMTEFSLGLTGDINDITNAHNLAMVALNARMQHEANYDDEQLAQRGLRRLDIDPKNVEMGWVIDFAAQGLRNIIIGLGGKKDGFLMQSKFGITVSSELMAILAVAKDLADLRERLKHIVVAYDRKGNPITTADLEVDGAMCAWMRNTINPTLCCTVEHQPCFVHAGPFANIAIGQSSIIADRLGLKLFDYHVTESGFAADIGFEKFWNVKCRLSGLKPNVSILVATVRALKMHGGGPTVVPGRPIPEEYTKENLALLEKGCENLVHMINVVKKSGIKPVVCINSFYTDTPAEQALVKRVAEQAGARAAVSEHWLKGGEGALELADAVMDACKEEVDFKYLYPLEMPLRQRVELIAKEVYGADGVDWAPLAEEKAKKFESDPKYADYATMMVKTHLSLSHEPTWKGVPKNWRLPIRDILVYGGAKFLCPMAGAISLMPGTSSDPAFRRIDVDVNTGKVMGLF, from the coding sequence ATGCCATTTGATCCTACTAAAATGAAAGATTGGCAGATCGCCGAAGAAGCCGAAAAGACTATGCCGACCCCGGAAGAGTGGATCGATAAGCTGGGGTTGGAGAAGGACGAGCTGATACCTTACGGCAGAACGCCGAGGATCGATTTTATTAAAGTGATGAATCGCCTGAAGGACAGGCCGGACGGCAAATACATTGAAGTGACCGCCATCACCCCAACCCCTCTTGGAGAAGGCAAAACCACCACCACCATGGGGATTATGGAAGGCCTCGGCAAGAGGGGGCAGAATGTCGGCGGTGCCATCCGCCAGCCCTCCGGCGGACCCACCATGAACATTAAGGGTACCGCTGCCGGCGGCGGGAATGCCCTCTTGATCCCGATGACCGAGTTCTCTCTTGGACTTACGGGGGATATTAACGACATCACTAATGCCCACAACCTGGCAATGGTGGCCTTGAACGCCAGGATGCAGCATGAGGCCAATTACGATGATGAGCAGCTGGCCCAGAGGGGTCTGAGAAGGCTGGACATAGACCCGAAGAATGTGGAAATGGGCTGGGTTATCGACTTCGCCGCCCAGGGGCTGCGCAACATCATCATCGGCCTGGGCGGGAAGAAGGACGGCTTCCTGATGCAGTCCAAGTTCGGCATCACCGTCAGCTCCGAGCTGATGGCCATCCTGGCCGTGGCCAAAGACCTGGCGGACCTCAGGGAGCGCCTGAAACACATCGTCGTTGCCTATGACAGGAAGGGCAACCCGATCACCACGGCGGACCTAGAAGTCGATGGCGCGATGTGCGCCTGGATGCGCAATACCATTAACCCGACGCTCTGCTGCACCGTGGAGCATCAGCCCTGCTTTGTCCATGCCGGCCCCTTCGCCAACATTGCCATCGGCCAGTCCTCCATTATTGCCGACCGCCTCGGGCTGAAGCTCTTTGATTACCATGTAACAGAGTCCGGATTTGCCGCCGACATCGGGTTTGAAAAGTTCTGGAATGTGAAGTGCCGCCTGAGCGGCTTAAAGCCGAATGTCTCCATCCTGGTGGCCACGGTACGCGCCCTCAAGATGCACGGCGGCGGCCCGACCGTCGTTCCCGGCCGCCCGATTCCGGAAGAGTACACCAAGGAAAACCTCGCTCTTTTGGAAAAGGGCTGCGAGAACCTGGTGCACATGATCAATGTGGTCAAGAAGTCCGGGATTAAACCGGTGGTCTGCATCAACAGCTTCTACACCGATACCCCGGCCGAGCAAGCTCTTGTCAAGAGAGTTGCCGAGCAGGCCGGCGCCCGGGCAGCTGTATCCGAGCACTGGCTCAAGGGAGGCGAGGGTGCCCTCGAACTGGCCGACGCGGTTATGGATGCCTGCAAGGAGGAGGTCGACTTCAAGTACCTCTATCCGCTTGAGATGCCGCTGCGGCAGCGTGTTGAGCTCATCGCCAAAGAGGTTTACGGTGCGGACGGCGTCGACTGGGCTCCGCTGGCCGAAGAGAAGGCCAAGAAGTTCGAGTCCGATCCCAAGTACGCCGACTACGCCACCATGATGGTCAAGACCCACCTGAGCTTGAGCCACGAGCCCACCTGGAAGGGAGTGCCCAAGAACTGGAGGCTCCCGATCCGCGACATACTCGTATACGGGGGCGCCAAGTTCCTTTGCCCAATGGCGGGTGCCATCAGCCTGATGCCCGGCACGAGCTCCGACCCGGCCTTCAGGCGGATCGACGTAGATGTCAACACTGGCAAGGTTATGGGACTGTTCTAA
- the folP gene encoding dihydropteroate synthase yields MVEVERREGNNLRVQIVIDSEDAKRALEEIGVDSGGVRWMAPKALHYIIKVKKLGTPAALILKQEMLSRGGEAAVSRKAGNFSVQETDVLLMGTLRQYDELCKKIKMQPFGLRRLADEIQDVLRNYGKKEVRTLRCRDLSLTLGERTLVMGILNVTPDSFSDGGKFFDPSAAVEHAHRMVEEGADIIDVGGESTRPATWTQEPLPAEEEIRRLRPVLERLVKELKVPISVDTYKAETARAALEAGVHIINDIWGFQRDPGMAKVAGEYDVPVVLMHNKKDTAYRDMMGEIIAFLRKSIRIAEEGGVSPENIIIDPGIGFGKTTEQNLIVLRRLAELRSLGKPVLLGTSRKSVIGNTLNLPVDQRLEGSIATVVWGIAQGAADIIRVHDVKESVRAARMTDAIMNSR; encoded by the coding sequence ATGGTTGAGGTGGAAAGACGAGAGGGGAATAATCTGCGGGTTCAAATTGTTATCGATTCTGAGGATGCTAAAAGGGCGTTGGAGGAGATCGGGGTTGACTCCGGCGGGGTGCGCTGGATGGCACCTAAAGCGCTGCACTACATCATCAAAGTGAAAAAATTAGGTACCCCGGCGGCACTTATCCTGAAACAGGAGATGCTCTCCCGGGGGGGAGAGGCTGCTGTCAGCAGGAAGGCCGGAAACTTCTCCGTTCAGGAGACGGACGTCCTGCTCATGGGGACCCTGAGGCAGTACGACGAGCTCTGTAAAAAGATCAAGATGCAGCCCTTTGGGCTGCGCAGGCTGGCCGATGAGATTCAGGATGTCCTTCGCAACTACGGAAAGAAGGAGGTCCGAACCCTCCGCTGCCGTGACCTTTCCCTCACCCTGGGGGAGCGCACCCTGGTGATGGGAATTCTCAACGTGACTCCCGACTCCTTTTCAGACGGCGGGAAGTTTTTCGACCCGTCGGCAGCGGTGGAACATGCCCACAGGATGGTGGAGGAGGGAGCGGATATCATCGATGTGGGGGGTGAGTCTACCCGCCCTGCTACCTGGACCCAGGAACCGCTCCCTGCTGAGGAAGAGATCCGGCGCCTCAGGCCGGTCCTGGAGCGGCTGGTGAAGGAGCTTAAGGTTCCTATTTCGGTAGATACCTACAAGGCGGAGACCGCCCGGGCGGCACTGGAGGCCGGAGTGCATATCATCAACGACATCTGGGGTTTTCAGCGCGATCCCGGAATGGCTAAAGTTGCCGGTGAATACGACGTTCCGGTAGTCCTCATGCACAACAAGAAGGACACCGCCTATCGGGATATGATGGGGGAAATCATCGCCTTCCTGCGCAAGAGCATCAGAATTGCGGAGGAGGGAGGGGTGAGCCCGGAGAACATTATCATCGATCCCGGGATCGGCTTCGGGAAAACTACCGAGCAGAACCTCATCGTTCTCAGGCGCCTGGCGGAACTGCGGTCCCTGGGTAAGCCGGTGCTCCTCGGCACTTCCCGCAAATCGGTGATAGGCAATACCCTGAACCTCCCCGTCGACCAGCGCCTGGAGGGGAGCATCGCCACCGTGGTTTGGGGAATAGCGCAAGGAGCGGCTGACATCATCCGTGTCCATGATGTGAAAGAATCCGTGCGGGCGGCGCGCATGACCGATGCCATTATGAACAGCCGTTAG
- the ndk gene encoding nucleoside-diphosphate kinase, translated as MERTFVMVKPDGVQRGLVGEIIGRFERKGLQIVALKMMRITPELAARHYAEHREKPFFKGLVEYITSGPVVAMILEGKDCVGVVREMMGATDPRKAAPGTIRGSFGMDIGRNVIHGSDSRESAAREIALFFTESEICEYSLNLASWIYE; from the coding sequence GTGGAGCGCACCTTTGTGATGGTCAAGCCTGACGGAGTTCAGCGCGGGCTTGTCGGAGAGATCATCGGGAGATTCGAAAGGAAGGGTTTGCAGATCGTCGCCCTCAAGATGATGCGGATCACACCGGAACTGGCCGCCAGGCACTACGCCGAGCACCGGGAGAAGCCCTTCTTCAAAGGGCTGGTTGAGTACATCACCTCGGGCCCGGTTGTGGCCATGATTCTCGAAGGGAAGGACTGCGTCGGTGTGGTGAGAGAGATGATGGGGGCGACCGATCCGCGGAAAGCTGCCCCCGGCACCATCCGGGGAAGCTTCGGGATGGACATCGGCAGAAATGTCATCCACGGTTCGGACTCCAGGGAGAGCGCGGCCAGAGAAATAGCCCTTTTCTTCACAGAGTCGGAGATCTGTGAGTATTCTCTAAACCTTGCCTCTTGGATTTACGAATAA
- a CDS encoding HD domain-containing protein, producing MERIDAIVRDPLFQECLAKTAEIEKEREFCKHDLQHFVDVARITYILILESGALWSFIKDNDLKGTREAKEVVYAAGILHDIGRWRQYETGEDHSAVGARYAGEIMERAGFTPNEIRIVTRAILEHREHGDQMTLLGELLHRADNLSRACHECSAQKKCYKFPTMETGNLVLIY from the coding sequence ATGGAACGCATCGATGCCATTGTCCGTGACCCCTTGTTTCAAGAGTGCCTTGCCAAAACCGCGGAAATAGAAAAGGAGAGGGAGTTTTGTAAGCACGATCTCCAGCACTTTGTGGACGTGGCCAGGATTACTTATATCTTGATTCTGGAGTCTGGCGCTCTGTGGAGTTTTATCAAAGACAACGACCTTAAGGGGACGCGGGAGGCCAAAGAGGTTGTTTATGCGGCCGGCATCCTCCATGATATTGGACGCTGGAGGCAGTATGAGACAGGGGAGGATCACTCTGCAGTCGGAGCTCGCTATGCCGGGGAAATTATGGAGCGGGCAGGGTTCACTCCCAACGAAATCAGGATCGTCACCCGGGCGATTTTGGAGCACAGAGAGCACGGTGACCAGATGACCCTGCTGGGGGAACTCCTGCACCGGGCGGATAACCTCTCCAGGGCCTGCCATGAGTGCAGCGCCCAAAAGAAGTGCTATAAGTTTCCAACTATGGAGACGGGGAACTTGGTGTTGATATATTGA